Proteins co-encoded in one Gadus morhua chromosome 6, gadMor3.0, whole genome shotgun sequence genomic window:
- the zgc:153896 gene encoding ectonucleotide pyrophosphatase/phosphodiesterase family member 7 isoform X1, with protein sequence MLSHLLLLIATAAIVAGSPTSSRVKTHNKLLMISFDGFRWDYDQDVDTPNFDQLVRDGVKAKYISPPAITMTSPSHFTTVTGRWIEDHGVVHNMMYNATTNQKIPHKVAMTRSEWWDNGALPLWITAQNQGLKAASFYYPGGGVTYRGQPVNRALVEVANRPDDNETEWRENIDKVMGWFSQEDFDFVTLYYGEPDNVGHAKGPDHPKRKEIIRQIDRTVGYLRTAIARHGLNDSLNVIITSDHGMTTVKKRPEVDEIVLNKYLNLLKLTSFEILDYGGYGIVTPRPGRDQEVYDLLSLAPNLTVYKKEELPESFHLRLSERITPIVVVADLGFNLNSRFIVYVNKGDHGFHNGEMDMKMIFRAFGPEFKRDFVAEPFDSIHIYPLMCRLLRIRSEPNNGSLLFTEDMLLQGVPVPVPGAVGVRSESGLAILASLALYLLTVC encoded by the exons ATGCTGtcccacctgctgctgctgatcgCGACCGCGGCCATCGTCGCGGGGAGCCCCACGTCGAGCCGGGTGAAGACCCACAACAAGCTGCTGATGATCTCCTTCGACGGGTTCCGCTGGGACTACGACCAGGACGTGGACACGCCGAACTTCGACCAGCTGGTTCGGGATGGCGTGAAGGCCAAGTACATCTCCCCTCCCGCGATCACCATGACCTCCCCGTCCCACTTCACCACCGTCACCG GCCGTTGGATAGAGGACCACGGCGTGGTCCACAACATGATGTACAACGCCACCACCAACCAGAAGATCCCCCACAAGGTCGCCATGACCCGGTCTGAGTGGTGGGACAACGGAGCCCTACCCCTGTGGATCACAGCCCAGAACCAG GGCCTGAAGGCGGCGTCCTTCTACTACCCGGGGGGCGGAGTCACATACCGAGGGCAGCCGGTGAACCGGgcgctggtggaggtggcgaACCGGCCCGACGACAACGAGACGGAGTGGCGGGAGAACATCGACAAGGTGATGGGCTGGTTCTCCCAGGAGGACTTCGACTTCGTGACGCTGTACTACGGAGAGCCCGACAACGTCGGCCACGCCAAGGGCCCTGACCACCCCAAGAGGAAGGAGATCATCCGGCAGATCGACCGCACCGTGGGCTACCTGCGCACCGCCATCGCCCGCCACGGCCTGAACGACAGCCTCAACGTCATCATCACCTCTGACCACGGCATGACCACGGTGAAGAAGCGGCCGGAGGTGGACGAGATCGTCCTCAACAAGTACCTCAACCTGCTGAAGCTCACCAGCTTCGAGATCCTGGACTACGGCGGCTACGGCATTGTGACGCCGCGGCCCGGCCGCGACCAGGAGGTGTACGACCTGCTGTCCCTGGCGCCCAACCTCACGGTCTACAAGAAGGAGGAGCTGCCCGAGAGCTTCCACCTCCGGCTGAGCGAGCGCATCACGCCCATCGTGGTGGTGGCTGACCTCGGCTTCAACCTCAACTCG AGGTTCATCGTCTACGTGAACAAAGGCGACCACGGCTTCCACAACGGTGAGATGGACATGAAGATGATCTTCAGGGCCTTCGGACCTGAGTTCAAGAGGGACTTCGTGGCCGAGCCGTTCGACAGCATCCACATCTACCCCCTGATGTGCCGCCTGCTCAGGATCCGATCAGAGCCCAACAACGGCTCGCTGCTGTTCACTGAGGACATGCTGCTCCAGGGGG tcccagtcccagtcccaggTGCAGTCGGGGTTCGCAGCGAATCAGGTCTCGCTATCCTCGCGTCGCTGGCCCTTTACCTTCTCACCGTCTGCTAG
- the zgc:153896 gene encoding ectonucleotide pyrophosphatase/phosphodiesterase family member 7 isoform X2 has translation MLSHLLLLIATAAIVAGSPTSSRVKTHNKLLMISFDGFRWDYDQDVDTPNFDQLVRDGVKAKYISPPAITMTSPSHFTTVTGRWIEDHGVVHNMMYNATTNQKIPHKVAMTRSEWWDNGALPLWITAQNQGLKAASFYYPGGGVTYRGQPVNRALVEVANRPDDNETEWRENIDKVMGWFSQEDFDFVTLYYGEPDNVGHAKGPDHPKRKEIIRQIDRTVGYLRTAIARHGLNDSLNVIITSDHGMTTVKKRPEVDEIVLNKYLNLLKLTSFEILDYGGYGIVTPRPGRDQEVYDLLSLAPNLTVYKKEELPESFHLRLSERITPIVVVADLGFNLNSRFIVYVNKGDHGFHNGEMDMKMIFRAFGPEFKRDFVAEPFDSIHIYPLMCRLLRIRSEPNNGSLLFTEDMLLQGVPVPGAVGVRSESGLAILASLALYLLTVC, from the exons ATGCTGtcccacctgctgctgctgatcgCGACCGCGGCCATCGTCGCGGGGAGCCCCACGTCGAGCCGGGTGAAGACCCACAACAAGCTGCTGATGATCTCCTTCGACGGGTTCCGCTGGGACTACGACCAGGACGTGGACACGCCGAACTTCGACCAGCTGGTTCGGGATGGCGTGAAGGCCAAGTACATCTCCCCTCCCGCGATCACCATGACCTCCCCGTCCCACTTCACCACCGTCACCG GCCGTTGGATAGAGGACCACGGCGTGGTCCACAACATGATGTACAACGCCACCACCAACCAGAAGATCCCCCACAAGGTCGCCATGACCCGGTCTGAGTGGTGGGACAACGGAGCCCTACCCCTGTGGATCACAGCCCAGAACCAG GGCCTGAAGGCGGCGTCCTTCTACTACCCGGGGGGCGGAGTCACATACCGAGGGCAGCCGGTGAACCGGgcgctggtggaggtggcgaACCGGCCCGACGACAACGAGACGGAGTGGCGGGAGAACATCGACAAGGTGATGGGCTGGTTCTCCCAGGAGGACTTCGACTTCGTGACGCTGTACTACGGAGAGCCCGACAACGTCGGCCACGCCAAGGGCCCTGACCACCCCAAGAGGAAGGAGATCATCCGGCAGATCGACCGCACCGTGGGCTACCTGCGCACCGCCATCGCCCGCCACGGCCTGAACGACAGCCTCAACGTCATCATCACCTCTGACCACGGCATGACCACGGTGAAGAAGCGGCCGGAGGTGGACGAGATCGTCCTCAACAAGTACCTCAACCTGCTGAAGCTCACCAGCTTCGAGATCCTGGACTACGGCGGCTACGGCATTGTGACGCCGCGGCCCGGCCGCGACCAGGAGGTGTACGACCTGCTGTCCCTGGCGCCCAACCTCACGGTCTACAAGAAGGAGGAGCTGCCCGAGAGCTTCCACCTCCGGCTGAGCGAGCGCATCACGCCCATCGTGGTGGTGGCTGACCTCGGCTTCAACCTCAACTCG AGGTTCATCGTCTACGTGAACAAAGGCGACCACGGCTTCCACAACGGTGAGATGGACATGAAGATGATCTTCAGGGCCTTCGGACCTGAGTTCAAGAGGGACTTCGTGGCCGAGCCGTTCGACAGCATCCACATCTACCCCCTGATGTGCCGCCTGCTCAGGATCCGATCAGAGCCCAACAACGGCTCGCTGCTGTTCACTGAGGACATGCTGCTCCAGGGGG tcccagtcccaggTGCAGTCGGGGTTCGCAGCGAATCAGGTCTCGCTATCCTCGCGTCGCTGGCCCTTTACCTTCTCACCGTCTGCTAG
- the mrps12 gene encoding small ribosomal subunit protein uS12m yields MASWSLRPMLSSLLQASRSAPSWTPLLSRTMATLNQMHRKGKPSPPPKTLGATFGRPQLKAVILKTMIRKPKKPNSANRKCARVRLSNGKEAVVFIPGEGHNLQEHNVVLVQGGRTQDLPGVKLTVVRGKYDCAHVVKKKQ; encoded by the exons ATGGCGTCGTGGAGTCTGAGGCCGATGCTGTCGTCGTTATTACAAG CGTCCCGGTCGGCGCCCTCATGGACCCCCCTGCTGTCCCGGACCATGGCCACCCTCAACCAGATGCACCGTAAGGGGaagccctcccccccgcccaagACGCTGGGGGCCACGTTCGGCCGGCCGCAGCTGAAGGCGGTCATCCTGAAGACCATGATCCGCAAGCCCAAGAAGCCCAACTCGGCCAACAGGAAGTGCGCCCGCGTGCGCCTGTCCAACGGGAAGGAGGCGGTGGTCTTCATCCCTGGGGAGGGGCACAACCTCCAGGAGCACAACGTGGTGCTGGTCCAGGGGGGGCGCACCCAGGACCTGCCGGGGGTCAAGCTGACCGTGGTGCGCGGGAAGTACGACTGCGCCCACGTGGTCAAGAAGAAGCAGTAG